In a genomic window of Parambassis ranga chromosome 24, fParRan2.1, whole genome shotgun sequence:
- the LOC114428316 gene encoding endochitinase A-like produces MAAFRWTEMSLFVMMMLPFTETRQTVTVREQQDVTLPCRDRKDLNDQCHNITWLFNKLGTGPAVTLWEHGKIHKDSADKSDRLTLTADCSLVIKKVRAEDAGLYACRQFNTSGHEVGQGSLINLSVSHSTKPPPPPPPPPPPTTTTTITTTTAATSKPPPPATTVRQTTTTMMMTTRTAATTTQTMSASATTDSSLEPPEKSNPALIITAVGLAALVIAAVAVIMWRRAKGTRTRSGDDVAGAADAEAADAEAADAVYYASISHATDSSSARLPERDAVIYSTVQAPVSSAAASVDPAHLYASVNKTRGLTADGLY; encoded by the exons aTGGCTGCATTCAGATGGACTGAGATGTCTCTGtttgtgatgatgatgctgccatTTACAG AAACTCGACAAACCGTCActgtcagagagcagcaggacgTCACTTTACCTTGTAGAGACAGAAAAGATTTGAATGATCAGTGTCACAATATTACCTGGCTGTTCAATAAACTAGGAACAGGCCCAGCAGTAACACTGTGGGAACATGGGAAGATTCACAAAGACTCTGCAGATAAATCAGACagactgacactgacagcagactGTTCTCTGGTTATAAAGAAGGTCAGAGCTGAGGATGCTGGTCTTTACGCCTGCAGACAGTTTAACACATCAGGACATGAAGTGGGTCAGGGCTCTCTGAttaatctgtctgtctctcaca GTACAAAACCACCTCCAccgcctccaccaccaccaccaccaacaacaacaacaacaataaccaCGACAACGGCTGCAACATCAAAACCTCCACCACCGGCAACAACAgtgagacaaacaacaacaaccatgaTGATGACAACgagaacagcagcaacaacaacacaaacaatgtcAGCATCAGCAACAACTGACTCAAGCCTGGAACCACCTGAAAAATCTAATCCAG CCCTGATCATCACAGCTGTTGGTTTGGCAGCGCTCGTCATAGCTGCTGTGGCCGTCATCATGTGGAGGAGAGCCAAAG GGACCAGAACACGGAGTGGAGACGATGTT GCCGGAGCTGCAGATGCTGAAGCTGCAGATGCTGAAGCTGCAGATGCTGTTTACTACGCCTCCATCAGCCACGCCACCGACAGCAGCTCGGCCCGG CTTCCTGAACGTGACGCCGTGATCTACAGCACCGTCCAGGCCCCCGTCAGCTCCGCTGCAGCCTCTGTGGACCCCGCCCACCTGTACGCCTCCGTGAATAAGACGAGAGGCCTCACAGCtgatggtttatattaa
- the LOC114428906 gene encoding uncharacterized protein LOC114428906 isoform X2 produces MSSLIILVFLLQFAGVSGERVFLYFRPGQDATLPCDRVSPEETQCSHISWYHQSDQTKAVFEGNQGKVCQTSARAARLRLVTGCSLIINNITAEDVGRYGCLSENTADDDSYVFLSVLTISSSAADADAQTDDRITLTCSLLRYLQVPLCPENSLQWVNETGAVLSGEGVGYELNGKKGCGSSLTVTRQSGQNRRHTCRFVERGSVKIDAEYTAVFTDGSLSYVMLALRIAGLILMMVATVAAVMIIRDRRNKKQLEDSNVHTGTISAANTVTTSNAASTEIYENVNPSAAPMLN; encoded by the exons ATGTCTTCACTCATCATCCTCGTCTTTCTGCTTCAGTTTGCAG gtgtcagTGGGGAGCGTGTGTTTCTCTACTTCAGACCTGGACAGGACGCCACATTGCCCTGTGACAGGGTATCCCCAGAAGAAACACAATGCTCCCACATTTCCTGGTATCACCAAAGTGATCAGACTAAGGCTGTATTTGAGGGTAACCAGGGAAAGGTTTGCCAGACCTCAGCTCGAGCTGCCAGGCTGCGTCTGGTCACTGGATGCTCTCTGATCATCAACAACATCACTGCTGAGGACGTTGGTCGTTACGGCTGTCTGTCTGAGAACACTGCTGATGATGACTCATATGTGTTTCTAAGTGTTTTGACCA tttcatcatctgcagcagacGCTGATGCTCAGACGGACGACCGcatcacactgacctgctctctGCTCAGATACCTGCAGGTGCCTCTCTGTCCAGAGAACAGCCTCCAGTGGGTGAACGAGACAGGAGCTGTTCTGTCTGGTGAAGGTGTCGGGTATGAGCTCAATGGAAAGAAGGGCTGTGGTTCTTCTCTGACTGTGACACGTCAGAGCGGCCAGAACAGAAGACACACCTGCCGCTTTGTTGAGAGAGGCAGCGTGAAGATAGATGCTGAGTACACAGCTGTCTTTACAG ATGGGTCTCTGAGCTACGTCATGTTGGCTCTTCGGATTGCAGGACTGATTCTGATGATGGTCGCCACTGTCGCCGCCGTCATGATCATCAGAGACAGAA gaaacaaaaagcagctcGAGGACTCCAAc GTTCATACTGGTACTATCAGCGCCGCCAACACTGTCACCACCTCCAACGCCGCCTCCACGGAGATCTATGAGAACGTGAATCCTTCTGCTGCTCCGATGCTGAACTga
- the LOC114428906 gene encoding uncharacterized protein LOC114428906 isoform X1, whose protein sequence is MSSLIILVFLLQFAGVSGERVFLYFRPGQDATLPCDRVSPEETQCSHISWYHQSDQTKAVFEGNQGKVCQTSARAARLRLVTGCSLIINNITAEDVGRYGCLSENTADDDSYVFLSVLTISSSAADADAQTDDRITLTCSLLRYLQVPLCPENSLQWVNETGAVLSGEGVGYELNGKKGCGSSLTVTRQSGQNRRHTCRFVERGSVKIDAEYTAVFTGTDGSLSYVMLALRIAGLILMMVATVAAVMIIRDRRNKKQLEDSNVHTGTISAANTVTTSNAASTEIYENVNPSAAPMLN, encoded by the exons ATGTCTTCACTCATCATCCTCGTCTTTCTGCTTCAGTTTGCAG gtgtcagTGGGGAGCGTGTGTTTCTCTACTTCAGACCTGGACAGGACGCCACATTGCCCTGTGACAGGGTATCCCCAGAAGAAACACAATGCTCCCACATTTCCTGGTATCACCAAAGTGATCAGACTAAGGCTGTATTTGAGGGTAACCAGGGAAAGGTTTGCCAGACCTCAGCTCGAGCTGCCAGGCTGCGTCTGGTCACTGGATGCTCTCTGATCATCAACAACATCACTGCTGAGGACGTTGGTCGTTACGGCTGTCTGTCTGAGAACACTGCTGATGATGACTCATATGTGTTTCTAAGTGTTTTGACCA tttcatcatctgcagcagacGCTGATGCTCAGACGGACGACCGcatcacactgacctgctctctGCTCAGATACCTGCAGGTGCCTCTCTGTCCAGAGAACAGCCTCCAGTGGGTGAACGAGACAGGAGCTGTTCTGTCTGGTGAAGGTGTCGGGTATGAGCTCAATGGAAAGAAGGGCTGTGGTTCTTCTCTGACTGTGACACGTCAGAGCGGCCAGAACAGAAGACACACCTGCCGCTTTGTTGAGAGAGGCAGCGTGAAGATAGATGCTGAGTACACAGCTGTCTTTACAGGTACAG ATGGGTCTCTGAGCTACGTCATGTTGGCTCTTCGGATTGCAGGACTGATTCTGATGATGGTCGCCACTGTCGCCGCCGTCATGATCATCAGAGACAGAA gaaacaaaaagcagctcGAGGACTCCAAc GTTCATACTGGTACTATCAGCGCCGCCAACACTGTCACCACCTCCAACGCCGCCTCCACGGAGATCTATGAGAACGTGAATCCTTCTGCTGCTCCGATGCTGAACTga